Within the Musa acuminata AAA Group cultivar baxijiao chromosome BXJ2-9, Cavendish_Baxijiao_AAA, whole genome shotgun sequence genome, the region TCGTTGCTTTTCGTGCTCAAATATCATTATAtgacacttcatatatcataatGTGACATACTTTCTTGACCTTGTTAAGAGGCCGGACACAAGAATGATACCCCCATATGAAGTCGCTCTCTATCAGTTCTTTTGTTTAGCTCACAAGGGAGTTCTAACTTCACTTCCTTGAGGTTGTGCACTCGAGGTCATTTGTGATAATGTTTCTCATATTTAGGCAAGGGGAGGAGGAAACGCCCTCAGACTTTCTTGCTCGATTCACTTGTGAAATTCAAAGCATTGAAGATGCTCATCGTCACTCGTAATATAAGTCTTCTTGATGGGACTCAAAGTCTTCTCGTCTTTTCTGGTCATTAATAGAAAGGTCACCAGCGACGATACTCGAGGTATTCCAAAGGATCGATCAATATATTGCCATTGAGGGAATGATCTCAAGTAAATGCGAGGAGATATGCAAAAAGCCAAGATAAGAGCAACTACAATTCGCCCTAACCCCGAGGTCACCGCGACGAAGAAGAAGCGAACAACCCAAGTTGTATTGCCCGAGGTCTAAACAAACCCCTCGAATATGACTAGAATTAAAGTACTTTTGTAGATAAAAGAGAAGGGACTCTTAAAAAACTCTCAATCGATGAAGATTCTGTTATGTTTGTGATTCTTTCGACTAGCGGTCTTCCATACTCAATATAAATTACATATACTCaagctatttataataatttaatttaaaaaatatagggatatttataagaatacatacatattatatatatatatatatatatatatatatatatatatatatatatatatatatatatatatatatatatatatatatatatatatatatatatatatatatatatatatatatatatatatatattataatacacTACGAAGAGCCAAGTGAAACGTCTTCAAAGCTATTTAAGCGAAGCAAAAGTAATTTATGTAAAGCATGATAACAAATCAATAAAATGGAATTATTTTATGAGGATAAGACGAGTGTTAGAGTGATCGTGTGATGATCACTTGGACAGAGGTTCGATAAGCCCCAGTACAACATTGCACAGATTCGTAAACTCCGTATTCATCTCGGTGAGGGTAGCCTTATCCGGCAAAGCCACGTCCCGACACGCTTCCGAGCACGTCTGTGCGTCGGCGATAGCCGCGCTCACCCACTTGTTGACGTTGGCGTATCCTTTATCTTCCATCGCTCCCGTGGAGTCGTCCAGCTGCTCCACCGCGTCCACGTAGGACTCGGAGCAGTCGTCGAGGCACTGGTGCCACGACGAATCGTTGACGGCCCCCTCCAGACCCTTGGAGACGTAAGTGGAAGCGGCCGTGGCCGACTCCGCCGCCACCCTGATGGCGAGCTCGGCCAGGCCATGCTCATCGGTGCTTTGGCTCTCCGGCTTCTGGGACAGGGACTCGACGCACAGATCGGGGAACGACGTGCGGCCGCATGCCTCCTGGATTACCGACGCGGTGGTGCTTCCGGTGAAGGATGCGATGGCGAGGACGAGACagagagggaggagaaaggaTCCGATGGCCGCCATGTCTTTTAGCTACCACCTGTTTCTCCTTGTGAAGAGGGGCAGAAGCTGTGTTTTATATAAGGAAGGCCCGCGTCGCAGGGGAGGGAGCAAAAGGTGGGGAGACCACAAGGACTCGCTCAAAGGGTAGCTGTTGACGTTGCAAATCTGTTCGAGCAAATGTCCGAGAAACACGGTGGCTTAAACCACAGAGCGGCCATCATCCTATAGAGCGGAGGACCCGATAAATGTTGGCTTTGCTGATCTTAGTTATCGGTTCCATCAACCATATAGAGACGAGATGAGAAATGGCACACATTTTGGTGAGTTAAAGAGAGAAAACATCTCGGAGATGCTCATCCATGAATGCCATGAAAAGGCAGCATCAACATCCTCCAAGAATTCAGAAAGAAATGAGAATGATTTTGCAAAGGAGGCATCAGATGAAGAGAAAAAGATGCTCTAATTGGGACCCCAGCAGCTACATTTAGTACATGACTGTTCGTAGTGTCTCCTCTGACTGCTTGGCCTGAGCTGAGACGATGACCCCTCGGCGGTGGTTCTTCCCACGCTGCTGCAGACACCTGAGGACGTAGTTCATCCTCGAGCGCTTCCACCGCGTTCATGCATGCTCTCTGCCACCACCAAAGAAGCCTCGCTTGTACAACCCATATCTTCAGCAACTCTCGAGTGCATGCAAAGAAGATCCAAAGTGGAACTAGATCgtaatgatggggatataaacaggaataacctttgtataggaacaaatactagaagaccaaaatacgcagcggaataaaatggaaacacaatcaaacagaacaccaagatatacgtggaaaaccccttcaatgtgaagggtaaaaaccacggggcaaactagagataatccactatgagaataatgaatatacaaatctcaatctcttgcccaaaacccaagcaacaaccacaagagaataactgggatacaaggatcacgttactgcccacaatatctaaaacctcccaagtaatcacagcaagagcctactgtagatttgatc harbors:
- the LOC135622117 gene encoding pectinesterase inhibitor 7-like, yielding MAAIGSFLLPLCLVLAIASFTGSTTASVIQEACGRTSFPDLCVESLSQKPESQSTDEHGLAELAIRVAAESATAASTYVSKGLEGAVNDSSWHQCLDDCSESYVDAVEQLDDSTGAMEDKGYANVNKWVSAAIADAQTCSEACRDVALPDKATLTEMNTEFTNLCNVVLGLIEPLSK